The proteins below come from a single Verrucomicrobiota bacterium genomic window:
- a CDS encoding acyl carrier protein — MSEITIDALKTILVENCMVKVDLSTISEETPLFGPEGIGLDSLDALQIIIAVEKQYGVIIGDPTAARDALQSLGVLRDWVLKAVAVRQSAIN; from the coding sequence ATGTCGGAAATAACCATCGATGCCCTAAAGACGATTCTTGTCGAGAACTGCATGGTCAAAGTAGATCTCTCAACGATTTCAGAAGAGACCCCTCTTTTTGGTCCTGAAGGGATTGGCCTCGATTCCCTGGATGCTCTCCAGATTATCATCGCTGTTGAAAAACAGTACGGCGTCATCATCGGAGACCCTACTGCAGCGCGAGATGCTCTTCAGAGTCTGGGAGTTCTTCGAGACTGGGTCCTGAAAGCAGTTGCTGTACGGCAGTCCGCAATCAACTGA
- a CDS encoding tryptophan 7-halogenase encodes MGSNTLYDVAIIGGGPSGSAAGAQLAKSGKRVLILEKESFPRFTVGESLLPHGNDLLREIGVWDKMEQAGFLRKYGAEFSTGDGSRLQRFWFAKNLGQSREYTYQVERSQFDHLLLNHARDLGCEVLEQTRVQDLIQNNPERIELECTGPNGPQSISSRWVIDASGRNSFAGSRVGLKRKSTQKHRRVAIYGHFKGVFRNSGKAEGHITIARLAEGWFWLIPLAGNRTSVGLVLPAEQMKGGSPDSLKAIFNQAVQANTEVKARMHGATPITPLAATGDYSWKFSSFASERVILTGDAAGFVDPIFSSGVMLALKSAMRASDLINHAEARNRFLTRWERFSYTREITGWMNQYARIIRAFYDRAGFEVFMNPSSFMKIPESIGRLVGGDAHPGLTDRIRRDAFHVICKIQRFLPIAPAITSLR; translated from the coding sequence ATGGGATCGAACACTTTATACGATGTAGCAATCATCGGTGGGGGGCCTTCGGGATCTGCCGCAGGGGCACAACTTGCTAAAAGCGGAAAACGGGTATTGATTCTGGAAAAGGAATCATTTCCTAGATTTACGGTTGGTGAGTCGCTGCTTCCTCATGGGAATGATCTTCTACGTGAGATTGGTGTCTGGGATAAGATGGAACAGGCTGGGTTCCTTCGTAAATACGGTGCCGAATTCTCTACAGGGGACGGAAGCAGACTTCAGCGCTTTTGGTTCGCCAAAAATCTCGGTCAGTCCAGGGAATACACTTATCAGGTTGAACGCTCTCAATTTGATCACCTCTTGTTGAACCACGCACGAGACTTGGGGTGTGAGGTTTTGGAACAGACGAGAGTGCAGGATCTGATTCAAAATAATCCTGAAAGAATTGAACTAGAATGCACTGGCCCTAATGGCCCGCAGAGTATTTCAAGTCGCTGGGTTATTGATGCTAGTGGAAGAAACTCTTTTGCAGGCAGTCGCGTTGGATTGAAGAGAAAGAGCACACAAAAGCATCGGAGAGTAGCAATATATGGCCACTTCAAAGGTGTTTTTCGGAACAGTGGAAAAGCAGAAGGGCATATTACCATAGCACGATTGGCGGAAGGATGGTTTTGGTTAATACCACTTGCAGGAAATCGTACTTCAGTAGGCCTCGTTCTACCTGCAGAGCAAATGAAAGGAGGATCTCCTGATTCACTCAAAGCGATCTTTAATCAGGCAGTTCAAGCAAACACCGAGGTAAAGGCACGCATGCACGGCGCCACTCCCATTACTCCACTTGCAGCAACAGGTGACTACAGCTGGAAGTTTTCATCATTTGCTTCTGAAAGAGTGATTCTCACCGGGGATGCTGCTGGATTTGTTGATCCCATATTCTCATCCGGTGTGATGCTGGCATTAAAGTCCGCTATGCGCGCATCTGATCTCATTAATCATGCCGAAGCACGCAATCGATTCCTAACCAGATGGGAAAGGTTCTCGTATACGCGTGAAATCACAGGCTGGATGAACCAGTACGCTCGCATCATCAGAGCATTTTACGACCGCGCAGGATTTGAGGTATTTATGAACCCCTCATCGTTCATGAAGATTCCTGAAAGCATTGGCCGCCTCGTAGGGGGAGATGCTCATCCTGGGCTTACCGATCGAATTCGGCGTGATGCTTTTCATGTGATCTGCAAAATCCAACGCTTTTTGCCGATTGCTCCAGCAATTACCTCACTGAGGTGA
- a CDS encoding lysophospholipid acyltransferase family protein has translation MNRQDRDYRGRRFYRFLYNAWWFEFVLFAWRIVGKELGRFIARGIGLAYALTHPATVKAIRSNVALLAPEKASFQTACRLLMNQAECFSIYGELAAIQPEKVLSLLAKKEGFQFLKQAHDDGKGCLLVTGHLGFFELGGLVMRQMDFPMTALTQPEPSPGLTQWRTDFRARWGVNTIVVGDDAFSVVEIARTLRNGGFVAMLADRPYNNSNSIPVECPYGHMLFSGAPVLISLISGCPIIPVGVTTQSDGKFQITAQPPIYPKWLPEGREQSLAHYTRQIAKSLIPMFMEKPDQWYHFSSLGCTASSGSSLNPATTIS, from the coding sequence ATGAACAGACAGGATCGTGATTATAGGGGTAGGCGTTTTTACCGCTTCCTCTACAATGCTTGGTGGTTCGAGTTTGTTCTTTTTGCATGGCGAATAGTCGGGAAAGAACTGGGTAGATTTATTGCTCGAGGTATAGGCCTTGCATACGCTCTGACTCATCCAGCAACGGTAAAGGCGATCCGCTCAAATGTTGCTCTCTTGGCACCAGAGAAAGCCTCTTTTCAGACTGCCTGCAGGCTACTCATGAACCAGGCGGAATGCTTTTCCATCTACGGTGAGTTGGCTGCTATCCAGCCTGAAAAGGTATTAAGCCTTTTGGCAAAAAAAGAGGGTTTCCAATTTCTCAAACAGGCACATGACGATGGAAAAGGCTGTCTTCTAGTGACCGGTCACCTTGGGTTCTTTGAGCTTGGAGGACTCGTGATGAGGCAAATGGATTTCCCTATGACTGCGTTGACTCAGCCCGAGCCCTCGCCGGGACTGACCCAATGGCGGACAGATTTCAGGGCAAGATGGGGGGTCAACACCATTGTGGTAGGGGATGATGCCTTTTCAGTTGTTGAAATTGCTAGAACCCTCCGAAATGGCGGATTCGTAGCAATGCTTGCAGACCGACCTTACAACAACAGTAACTCCATACCTGTGGAGTGTCCCTATGGGCACATGCTGTTTTCGGGGGCCCCAGTTCTTATTTCTCTTATCTCCGGGTGTCCCATTATCCCTGTGGGGGTAACAACCCAAAGTGATGGGAAGTTCCAAATCACGGCACAACCGCCGATTTATCCCAAATGGTTACCAGAGGGCAGGGAGCAAAGTCTCGCCCACTACACACGGCAGATTGCCAAGTCGTTGATCCCGATGTTTATGGAAAAGCCCGATCAATGGTATCATTTCTCTTCACTTGGATGCACTGCATCATCCGGGTCGAGCTTGAATCCCGCTACTACAATCTCATGA
- a CDS encoding 3-hydroxyacyl-[acyl-carrier-protein] dehydratase FabZ, with translation MNQSSLTPHGPGFRFADRFEKSSADCGIGWKTFDGTEPFFADHFPDNPLLPAVLLVECAAQAAGILIMHGSKEQHEPMFLASIDQFRVVAAVYPGDTLRSSVAIIKSFGHLVQVEAECHVGEKVVARGRLMLSRQLSSASS, from the coding sequence ATGAACCAGAGCTCCCTCACTCCGCATGGACCCGGTTTTCGGTTTGCAGACCGCTTCGAGAAGTCTAGTGCAGATTGTGGAATCGGATGGAAGACGTTTGATGGAACAGAACCATTTTTTGCTGATCACTTTCCGGATAACCCATTACTACCCGCGGTTCTTCTTGTAGAATGTGCCGCCCAGGCAGCAGGTATTCTTATTATGCACGGTTCCAAGGAACAACACGAGCCGATGTTCCTTGCGAGCATTGACCAGTTCCGGGTTGTTGCTGCTGTCTATCCGGGAGATACACTCAGGAGTAGCGTGGCGATCATTAAATCATTTGGGCATCTCGTTCAGGTAGAAGCAGAATGCCATGTGGGAGAAAAGGTTGTTGCGAGAGGTCGTTTGATGCTGAGTCGCCAATTAAGCTCAGCATCTTCATGA
- a CDS encoding outer membrane lipoprotein carrier protein LolA: protein MNPFVSPKGMLLLILLLTLSVNLLGDTQKESVGDISPLRAMIALQKSIHTLSADFTQSRSLKTLRDPLISHGKLWIQPQQFFRWELGTPPKTIVIGTPTETTVIQPFKKTASKKIRSSPIGGTDTSEAFGMMSLPGNGGFDDFQREVRILRTENSAGIFHVEFIPKNTEQVRGLTAIRLDFNSQTGQWIRLEFLTRDGSSIRNDFTDIKTNQKLDPHLFGYNLTGFRISDEKK from the coding sequence ATGAATCCTTTTGTATCACCTAAAGGTATGCTCTTGCTGATACTTCTCCTGACCCTGTCAGTAAACCTGCTCGGAGATACTCAAAAAGAGTCGGTTGGAGACATTTCACCACTGAGAGCTATGATCGCCTTACAGAAGTCGATTCATACATTATCTGCTGATTTTACTCAAAGCCGGTCGTTAAAGACCCTACGCGATCCACTCATCAGTCACGGAAAGCTCTGGATACAACCCCAACAGTTCTTCCGATGGGAGCTTGGAACTCCACCAAAAACAATCGTTATAGGAACTCCAACTGAAACAACTGTCATCCAACCATTCAAAAAGACTGCTTCTAAAAAGATCCGCTCATCACCAATTGGCGGTACTGACACCAGCGAAGCATTTGGGATGATGTCTCTTCCTGGAAATGGAGGCTTTGATGATTTTCAACGAGAAGTCCGGATTCTTAGAACTGAGAACTCAGCGGGTATATTCCATGTGGAGTTTATTCCAAAAAACACCGAACAGGTCCGTGGACTTACCGCAATCAGATTGGATTTTAACTCTCAAACAGGACAGTGGATCCGGCTGGAGTTCCTGACTCGCGATGGATCATCCATCCGCAACGACTTCACAGATATAAAAACTAACCAAAAGTTGGATCCTCATCTCTTCGGGTACAATCTGACTGGATTCAGGATCAGCGATGAAAAGAAATAA
- a CDS encoding MMPL family transporter, with product MKRNKALWILLCLGATSYIALGLSKISFNVDILRLLPSQLHQVEGLSLFLRNFALPNELIITIDASDAESASTSADRVSEALSSNPSLVRRVIDAPPWEKNPATLAECLSFLLINQSSEKTDGLIASLGPAQAEETLKTTLQDLTDSISPRDMALLSWDPYRLSSSLMENSALSSSQRSAFSSPDGRFRVVYVESPKTFSNYKEIAEWIKKISGVATAAVIGKDVQLGFTGEPAFVAEISTGMQWDMVTSAVTTMALITFLFWICYREISPLRWLLLLLQLIFLVSLATAGLFLNQLTAIGAGFASVMIGLSVDYGYFIYQQSLRHSGSVRELQWKCLRNILWTSSTTAAAFFSLNLSSLPGLSQLGNMVGIGVCVGVIVMLGVFTPLCIKFRSSGRPLPSSKVDRLFSSPRFIKFGELMAITMVIVCLSALILKGFPHADFSPSTLRPKNSQSHHALEQLSNNLGVQKGELNLVVTGRDETEVLIRLQKTQKQLEEGKRDGKIRSFISPLGLWPDSANQQRNLSSLGSLEKDLPRLKSSLFNAGFNEGAFSFTSDVLGQIAAWRTITPPIWPSNPTSQWILQRLARHTDGSFMALGIVEPVPGFERFLVEEFSSDGVYLVSWETLSKELEQLLPKEIMLVSLGLIFGILVVLAFGLRSIKSLGLFIATTLLVLLCLTGAMSLLGMTWGLLNLAAVLLLLGTGTDYSILFLLALRRNGGDISGAYNELGLVIFLCCTSAAVGFGSLAWASNLGLAALGKTCSLGLLIDGVISLFLLPRLWRSLLQKRRPEVTS from the coding sequence ATGAAAAGAAATAAAGCACTTTGGATTTTGCTATGCCTAGGCGCAACTTCCTACATCGCATTGGGATTGTCGAAAATCAGTTTCAACGTCGACATCCTACGCCTGCTTCCTTCCCAACTTCATCAGGTTGAGGGGCTCTCTCTTTTCCTAAGGAACTTTGCCCTGCCAAATGAACTGATAATTACCATTGATGCTTCCGATGCAGAGTCAGCAAGTACCTCAGCGGATAGGGTATCGGAAGCTTTATCAAGCAACCCAAGTCTAGTCAGGCGGGTTATTGATGCTCCTCCTTGGGAGAAAAACCCCGCAACTCTTGCGGAATGCCTGAGCTTCTTGTTGATCAATCAATCATCAGAAAAAACTGATGGTCTTATTGCCAGCCTTGGGCCTGCTCAGGCTGAAGAAACCTTAAAGACGACACTACAAGATCTGACCGACTCGATTTCACCACGCGATATGGCCTTACTGAGTTGGGATCCGTATCGGCTCTCGTCTTCGCTCATGGAGAACTCAGCACTCAGTTCTTCGCAGCGATCAGCATTCTCATCCCCAGATGGGAGATTCCGTGTTGTTTATGTAGAGTCTCCCAAGACATTCTCGAATTACAAAGAGATAGCTGAATGGATCAAGAAAATCAGCGGAGTCGCCACGGCAGCAGTCATTGGAAAGGATGTGCAACTCGGCTTTACAGGTGAGCCTGCATTTGTTGCCGAGATATCGACGGGAATGCAATGGGACATGGTTACCTCAGCTGTTACCACCATGGCGCTCATCACATTCCTTTTTTGGATCTGTTATCGAGAGATCTCGCCACTTCGTTGGCTCCTTTTGCTGCTTCAGTTGATCTTTCTCGTTTCTCTTGCCACAGCTGGGTTATTCCTTAACCAACTCACCGCAATAGGCGCTGGATTCGCATCGGTGATGATAGGTCTTAGTGTCGATTATGGGTACTTTATCTACCAGCAGTCCCTACGACATTCTGGAAGCGTTCGTGAGTTACAGTGGAAATGCCTCCGGAACATCCTTTGGACATCAAGCACCACCGCTGCGGCCTTCTTTTCGCTGAATCTGAGCAGTCTTCCGGGCCTTTCTCAACTTGGGAACATGGTTGGTATAGGGGTTTGTGTCGGAGTCATCGTGATGCTTGGGGTCTTTACGCCACTTTGCATTAAGTTTCGGAGTTCTGGGCGACCCCTTCCTTCCTCGAAGGTTGATCGTCTTTTCTCGTCACCCCGTTTCATTAAGTTCGGAGAACTCATGGCTATCACCATGGTGATCGTCTGCCTGAGTGCATTGATCTTGAAGGGATTCCCTCATGCGGACTTCTCCCCATCAACTCTTCGCCCCAAAAACAGTCAGTCTCATCATGCCCTCGAACAACTCTCGAATAATCTTGGAGTCCAGAAAGGCGAACTAAATCTTGTCGTCACTGGTAGAGACGAAACTGAAGTGCTCATCCGGCTACAGAAAACCCAAAAGCAACTTGAGGAAGGTAAGAGGGATGGGAAAATACGAAGCTTCATCTCCCCACTTGGACTTTGGCCTGACTCAGCCAATCAACAAAGGAACCTTTCTTCCCTTGGATCTCTTGAGAAGGATCTCCCCCGATTGAAGAGTTCTCTTTTCAATGCTGGCTTCAATGAGGGCGCGTTCTCGTTCACTTCAGATGTCTTGGGTCAAATAGCAGCATGGCGGACGATAACTCCTCCGATCTGGCCTTCTAACCCAACAAGTCAATGGATTCTTCAACGATTGGCACGCCATACGGATGGAAGCTTTATGGCGCTTGGCATCGTAGAGCCTGTCCCTGGTTTTGAACGATTTCTTGTTGAAGAATTCAGTAGTGATGGTGTGTATCTCGTAAGTTGGGAAACTTTATCGAAGGAACTTGAACAGCTCCTACCCAAAGAAATCATGTTGGTCTCCTTGGGGCTCATTTTTGGGATTCTGGTTGTCTTGGCTTTTGGTCTGCGCAGCATCAAATCCCTGGGCCTTTTTATTGCTACAACACTCTTGGTTCTCCTCTGCCTTACAGGGGCTATGTCACTTCTAGGGATGACTTGGGGGCTTCTCAATCTTGCAGCAGTTCTACTGCTTCTAGGTACCGGGACCGACTACAGCATCCTGTTCCTTCTGGCACTTCGCCGGAATGGAGGCGACATCTCGGGAGCGTACAATGAACTTGGGCTGGTGATATTCCTTTGCTGCACTTCTGCGGCAGTTGGTTTTGGATCCCTTGCATGGGCCAGCAACCTCGGCCTGGCTGCACTGGGTAAAACCTGCTCTTTAGGTCTCCTGATTGATGGAGTGATCTCTCTCTTTCTATTGCCCCGACTCTGGAGATCCCTTTTACAGAAAAGAAGGCCTGAAGTCACTTCATAG
- a CDS encoding beta-ketoacyl-[acyl-carrier-protein] synthase family protein, which translates to MDVESTWTRIIEGRTARSPISAIEVQGCRVTEGAQAILPEIPSLSKKQLSRLSRSSRLALPAVEGALQMAGLLDSRGTSIYPRIEMSISTTACGMEMGEQFLNSIWQGHGQGQTAKVAHYQAQQQVSEIHRHFRFHGPAMIVANACAGGGNAIGHAADLIRADMADIVLAGGYDALCELVYAGFDSLQTLAPDACRPFDRGRRGLMLGEGAAFIVLESEAHAQKRGATIHARVAGYGQTTDTFHLTQPSQDGKPLEKAMRQALQEASLSPSDIGYVNAHGTGTPFNDGAEAKAFANVFEGHSTRLSSTKSAIGHTLGAAGAIEALICIKALQTGILPPQINLQDPEPLVSEALVKMNERADLKAAMSVNLGFGGSNAALLLTQP; encoded by the coding sequence GTGGATGTGGAGTCCACGTGGACAAGAATCATTGAAGGAAGGACTGCGAGGAGTCCCATCTCTGCCATTGAGGTTCAAGGGTGCAGAGTCACTGAAGGGGCGCAGGCAATACTTCCTGAAATACCCTCTCTATCCAAAAAACAGCTTTCCCGTCTTAGTCGCTCCTCCCGACTGGCTCTTCCCGCTGTTGAAGGGGCACTTCAAATGGCGGGGCTTTTAGACTCCCGAGGAACATCAATCTATCCCCGAATCGAGATGTCGATTAGCACAACTGCATGCGGCATGGAAATGGGGGAACAGTTTCTAAACTCTATCTGGCAGGGCCATGGACAAGGGCAAACTGCTAAAGTCGCCCACTATCAAGCCCAACAGCAGGTTAGCGAGATCCACCGTCATTTTCGTTTCCACGGCCCCGCAATGATCGTGGCGAATGCCTGCGCTGGCGGGGGCAATGCGATTGGACATGCGGCTGATCTGATCCGGGCTGATATGGCTGATATTGTTCTGGCGGGCGGATATGACGCCCTCTGCGAACTGGTTTACGCCGGGTTTGATTCTCTACAGACACTTGCCCCTGATGCGTGTCGCCCGTTTGATCGTGGTCGCCGAGGCCTCATGCTTGGCGAGGGGGCGGCATTTATTGTCCTAGAAAGTGAAGCCCATGCTCAAAAAAGGGGAGCTACAATTCATGCTCGTGTTGCAGGGTACGGCCAGACGACTGATACTTTTCATCTCACCCAACCTTCTCAGGATGGAAAACCTCTTGAGAAGGCCATGAGGCAAGCGCTGCAGGAAGCATCCCTTTCCCCCAGCGATATCGGATACGTGAATGCTCATGGTACCGGGACCCCATTCAATGATGGGGCTGAGGCGAAGGCCTTCGCTAATGTGTTTGAAGGGCATTCGACCCGACTCAGTTCCACGAAATCAGCAATTGGGCATACTCTTGGAGCCGCTGGGGCTATTGAAGCGCTGATTTGTATTAAAGCCCTACAAACCGGGATACTTCCTCCGCAGATCAATCTCCAAGATCCCGAGCCACTAGTCTCAGAAGCCT